One Ilumatobacter coccineus YM16-304 genomic window, ACCGCGTGGCCGTGCGGAACGACGAGACCGACGGCGAGCAGCCTGAACTTCACCGCCACACCGAACACGGGGAGCATCAACGGCGGCAACGAGGTGCTCGCTCCGCTCTCGATCGACGGCACCGTCTGCTTGTTCGTGTCGCAATCGACCGACCTGACCGTCGACGTCGTCGGTTCCGTCTGACGAGACGCGGCACACGTTCGGTGGCAGACATCGAGGTCATGCCGGTTCGAGCACGCGCTCGTGCTCGCCCGTCGGGTCCTGTTCCGCATCGGCTGCGGTGACGGTCGGCGGTTCGACGAACACCGGAGGTTCGGTGCGGTCGAGGATCTCGCGGAGGCCACGGACCATCCGAGCGTCCATCTGCTCGGCGAGGGTCATCGCCGGAACGCCCGGCACGGCCACCCGATCGACACCGCTCTCGCCGTCGACGCCTTGGCGCGTCCAGTTGGTCCACGAGACGTCGTTGCCGGTGAGGTAGCGGGCCAGCGCCGACCACATCATCAGGTGCTCGACGGCCATCGTCACGCACATCAGCACGATGAGCACCGGCAGATACTTGGCGTACTTCCTGAGCGTCCCCGACGCGTAGAACACGACCGCGAAGTTGGCCGGCACCGACAGCAACACGAGGTAGAAGTAGAGGTACTGGCCGGTGTGGATCGGCAGGATGAACGCCACCGCGAACACGAGCGGGTACAGCAGGATCTGGACGTACCCGAGCAACGACGACGGCAGTTCGTAGAACCCGAGCGATCGGTTCCCGCGTCGACGATCGAGGAAGAGCCGGCGGTGCGCACCGAAACAGAAGAACGCACCGAACCGCCACCGACGTCGCTGGTTGCGCAGCCCCGAGAGGTCGGCCGCTCCTTCGGTGATGCAGACCGCGTCGTCGGCGTACACGAGTCCCAGCCCGGCGTCACGGAGCTGCAGCGAGAAGTCCATGTCCTCGGTCTTGCTGAAGTCGCGAAAGCCGTGGGTCTGCTGCCACGCCGAGCGGCGGTACGCGCACATGGCGCCGGACAGGATGAAGATCGTGTTGAAGACCGACTGCGCACGGCGAAGGTGGAACCCGAACATGTACTCGAAGGCCTGCGACTTGCCGACGAACTTCTTGGTGTTGCCGATCACGATGCGGCCGACCACCGCGTCGACGCGCTTCGAGGCGAATGGTTTCACGAGGTTGCCGATCGCTTCGGGCTCGACCGCCGAGTCGGCGTCGACGTTGACGATGATCTGTCCGAAGCCGTGCATGACCCCGGAGTTCAGCGCCGCCCCTTTGCCGGCGTTCTCCTGGTTGACCAAGAACACTCGCCCGGGGTTCTCGTCGACATACCGCTGCGCGACCTCCGCAGTGCGGTCGGTCGAGCCGTCGTTGACGATGATGATCTCGAGGTTGGCGTAGTCGCTGGCGAGCACCGAATCGATCGTCTTGCCGAGGCCGACCTCCTCGTTCCACGCGGGGATGACCACGGAGGTCAACGGAGCGAACCCCGATCCCTGCAACTGCTCGGCGGGTCGATAGAACGACGCGCCGATCATCACGTGGACGAACATCCGCGTCGCCTCGACGGTGAAGAACACGATCGCGACGCGCAACACGAGCGGCAGCAGTTCGTCGTCGGCCGGCCGCAACACTCCCAGCGTCCAACCGATCGAGGCCGTCGCGCCGAGCACGACCACCGCAATGATCGCGACGGCGACGACTCGATTGATCGACCTGGATTGCATGTGTGAACGACCTCTTCAAATGACCGGCTGCGAGCAGCAGCACGGCCCTCATTCGGGTCATCCAGACGATTCCTTGAGGGACTTTTCCGGCATGTTCCGGACGTTTTGGCTCAAACGTGCAAATTGTCGACCGGGTGTGACGGGCGGCCACCACCAGTGGCACTACCAGGGGTTTTGTCGAGGTCTTCGACGACTTCAGTCCGTGACCGGCGACCGCACAGCGAGAACCATGCAGCCGAGCCCAGCGGCTCCATACACCAGAGCACCGACCACCATCGGGGTGACCGTTGCATCGATTCTTGCGTCGACGATTGCCGCCAGAATCGCACCGCCACCGAGCTGTGTCAGACCGAGAAGTGCACTGGCCATTCCGGCTTTGTCGCCCATCGGTTCCATCGCGATCGCCGAACTCATCGGGCCGAGGATCATGTTGAGCGCGTTGGCGACGCACGCCCAACCGAACCACACCCACAGCGACGGCACGCCATCGGCTGCGACGGCCGCGATCGTTCCGATGGCGGCCACGACGACGAACGCGACGCTCGCGCGCACGGCGAGATAGCGGATGCCGAAGCGGTCGATGAGTCGCCCGTTCGACATGAGGGCGATCGCCATACCCACACCGGAGAGCCCGAAGAAGATCGTGAACTGCGAGTCGCGGTCGTACACCTGGTCGAGGATCACCTGCGCGCTTCCGAGCCAGACGAAGAACGATCCGGTGAAGAACGCCATCGACAGGATCGACCAGCGCGTCGACGACGTCCGCACAACGGCCTCGAGCGCCTCGACGAACGGTCCGAAGCGAAGCGTGCGCCGATGCTCGTCGGCGAGCGTCTCACCGAAGCGCAGCGTCCACACGAACGCGATCGACGCGAGCACGAGCGCTGCGCCGAACACGAGCCGCCACGACCCGACGAGCAGGATGCCTTCACCGGCGATGGGGACGATGATCGGACCGAGCAGGAAGACCGCGGCGACGGTCGACACGACGCGAGCCATCCGGTCGCCGTCGAACAGGTCTCGGGCGATCGCCATCCGCAGCACCGTCGGGGCCGATGCACCGAGCCCCCACACGAATCGGGCCGCCAACAGCACTTCGAGGTTCGGCGCGATCGCCGACACCAACGCGCCGAGCGCATACACCCCGATGCCGATGAGCAGGATCGGCCGTCGGCCGAACCGGTCGCCGAGCACGCCGTACACGACCTGGCCGAGCGCCATGCCGACGAAGTACACGGTGCCGGTGA contains:
- a CDS encoding Bcr/CflA family efflux MFS transporter; the protein is MVEHDQIVCLCHSCKLLKPVVMARTRRYGAAVNGSTTQRTERSVIAFLAFIGILMAFGVDAALPAFDELSESFDLEARNLSPAITGTVYFVGMALGQVVYGVLGDRFGRRPILLIGIGVYALGALVSAIAPNLEVLLAARFVWGLGASAPTVLRMAIARDLFDGDRMARVVSTVAAVFLLGPIIVPIAGEGILLVGSWRLVFGAALVLASIAFVWTLRFGETLADEHRRTLRFGPFVEALEAVVRTSSTRWSILSMAFFTGSFFVWLGSAQVILDQVYDRDSQFTIFFGLSGVGMAIALMSNGRLIDRFGIRYLAVRASVAFVVVAAIGTIAAVAADGVPSLWVWFGWACVANALNMILGPMSSAIAMEPMGDKAGMASALLGLTQLGGGAILAAIVDARIDATVTPMVVGALVYGAAGLGCMVLAVRSPVTD
- a CDS encoding glycosyltransferase, translating into MQSRSINRVVAVAIIAVVVLGATASIGWTLGVLRPADDELLPLVLRVAIVFFTVEATRMFVHVMIGASFYRPAEQLQGSGFAPLTSVVIPAWNEEVGLGKTIDSVLASDYANLEIIIVNDGSTDRTAEVAQRYVDENPGRVFLVNQENAGKGAALNSGVMHGFGQIIVNVDADSAVEPEAIGNLVKPFASKRVDAVVGRIVIGNTKKFVGKSQAFEYMFGFHLRRAQSVFNTIFILSGAMCAYRRSAWQQTHGFRDFSKTEDMDFSLQLRDAGLGLVYADDAVCITEGAADLSGLRNQRRRWRFGAFFCFGAHRRLFLDRRRGNRSLGFYELPSSLLGYVQILLYPLVFAVAFILPIHTGQYLYFYLVLLSVPANFAVVFYASGTLRKYAKYLPVLIVLMCVTMAVEHLMMWSALARYLTGNDVSWTNWTRQGVDGESGVDRVAVPGVPAMTLAEQMDARMVRGLREILDRTEPPVFVEPPTVTAADAEQDPTGEHERVLEPA